ATTGCCTGTCACGTCGCCTAAAAATTTCTCCGGCACCATGACTTCCACCTTCATTACCGGTTCAAGAATAACCGGCCGGGCGCGCTTGACCGCGTCCTGCAAGGCCATCGAGCCGGCGATTTTGAAGGCCGCTTCCGAAGAGTCCACCTCATGATACGAGCCGTCGTAAAGCTCCACCGACATATCCACCAGCGGGAAACCGGCCACCACTCCTTTCTCCATCGCCTCTTTGATGCCTTTCTCAATCGGAGTAATAAATTCCTGGGGTACGGCGCCGCCTTTGATGGAGTTGATGAATTCAAAACCCTTGCCCCTTTCCAGCGGGGCAACCCTGATTTTGGCGTGGCCGTATTGGCCGCGTCCGCCGGATTGCCTGATGTATTTGCCTTCCGCCTCCGATTCTCCCGCTATGGTTTCCTTGTAAGCCACCTGCGGCCGGCCGGTGTTGACCTCCACTTTGAATTCCCTTCTCATTCTGTCCACAAGGATGTCCAGGTGCAATTCGCCCATTCCGGAGATAATGGTTTCCATCGTTTCCTGGTCTGATTTTATCCGAAACGTCGGGTCTTCGTCGGAAAGCGCGCGCAAGGCGATGCCCATTCTCTCCTGGTCCTGTTTGGTTTTCGGCTCAACGCGCAAAGAGATGACCGGTTCGGGGAATTTTATGCTTTCCAAGATGACCGGCCTGTCCGGGTCGCAAAGCGTGTTGCCGGTTTTCGTCCCCTTCAACCCGACCAAAGCGGCGATTTCTCCGGCGTGCACTTCTTTTATTTCTTCCCTTGAGTTGGCGTGCATTCTCAAAATACGTCCCACTCTTTCTTTATTGCCGGTGGTGGAGTTAAAGATATATGAGCCGGCCTGCAAAACTCCGGAATAAACGCGGAAGTAAACAAGCTGGCCGACGAACGGGTCGTTTTGCAGCTTGAAGGCCAGCGCCACCAGAGGTTCTTCATCTTTGGCATGAACTATAATTTCGCCGTTGGTTTTGGCGTCAATAGCTTTTACCGGCGGCAAATCGGCAGGCGACGGCAAATATTCCGTCACGGCGTTAAGCACGAACTGGACGCCTTTGTTTTTTAAGGCGGAACCGCAAAAAACAGGGATTATTCTGTAAGAAATGACTGCCCTTCTCAAAGCCTTTTTCAGGTCGTCCGCCGCTATTTCCTCCCCGGCCAGATATTTCTCCATCAACGCGTCTTCGCCTTCCACTATTTTTTCCACCAGTTCGGCGCGGTATTTCTCCACGTCCGCTTTCATATCCTCCGGAATTTCAATTTCTATTATTTGTTCGCCGTGCTCGCCTTCAAATTTATAGGCCTTTCTGTCTAAAAGGTTTATTAGTCCTCTAAACTCGTCTTCCAAACCGACGGGAAGCTGCATTCTGACGGCGTTGGGAGTAAGCCTTTCCAATATTGTTTTGAAGCTGTATTCAAAACTGGCGCCGGTCCGGTCCAGTTTGTTGACGAAGCAAAGTCTTGGCACCTTGTACTTGTCGGCCTGCCTCCAGACTGTTTCCGACTGCGGCTCCACGCCGTTGACTCCGTCAAACACGACAACCGCG
The sequence above is drawn from the Candidatus Paceibacter sp. genome and encodes:
- the fusA gene encoding elongation factor G produces the protein MRDYPIEKTRDIGIIAHIDAGKTTFSERVLFYTGVSHKIGEVHEGEAVMDWMEQERERGITITAAATTCFWTPTYQKGDKSAEHRINLIDTPGHVDFTVEVERSLRVLDGAVVVFDGVNGVEPQSETVWRQADKYKVPRLCFVNKLDRTGASFEYSFKTILERLTPNAVRMQLPVGLEDEFRGLINLLDRKAYKFEGEHGEQIIEIEIPEDMKADVEKYRAELVEKIVEGEDALMEKYLAGEEIAADDLKKALRRAVISYRIIPVFCGSALKNKGVQFVLNAVTEYLPSPADLPPVKAIDAKTNGEIIVHAKDEEPLVALAFKLQNDPFVGQLVYFRVYSGVLQAGSYIFNSTTGNKERVGRILRMHANSREEIKEVHAGEIAALVGLKGTKTGNTLCDPDRPVILESIKFPEPVISLRVEPKTKQDQERMGIALRALSDEDPTFRIKSDQETMETIISGMGELHLDILVDRMRREFKVEVNTGRPQVAYKETIAGESEAEGKYIRQSGGRGQYGHAKIRVAPLERGKGFEFINSIKGGAVPQEFITPIEKGIKEAMEKGVVAGFPLVDMSVELYDGSYHEVDSSEAAFKIAGSMALQDAVKRARPVILEPVMKVEVMVPEKFLGDVTGNLNSKRGQIENMGERGGLRVINAKVPLSEMFGYVTTLRSMTEGRGNSTMEFDHYAVAPKNVEQLIIEGKK